Proteins encoded by one window of Epinephelus moara isolate mb chromosome 18, YSFRI_EMoa_1.0, whole genome shotgun sequence:
- the LOC126405923 gene encoding interferon-induced very large GTPase 1-like → MNPVMLNTQRMMTAQQKEENLNPGTGTLNMDKSGNKDKQSVKSSEEINRKEQYQRETETLLGRLHLQDKHQQKLSPADFLKVGPPVKQDHETSEKELTHTFLQRLMMLDYRARYIPVRQDSDEVTHSKPVVEFDTVDTDDDDLSDFCSTTVDFDQSKQTHVHPMDVQMAVFHCSDSFLKQNMITKLSQCQYALPLLVPDPVTMDIECPLWTFRQIRKTWKVTEIKDNSNTVTMKSMPICKAETPMVSFLRLGSLSLSKSQLINTLINDRHSTFFHRNCPGSTKSRHLMDGVAEIAWYCPAGKPNDIFRDCIAFCNLHGDALSIEKQRDILTDKSSINVVLVPTLGKEDKGSAVMSVLLKSPKPLICLTADSECGAVEKKKGKYIMGLRDRSQSDVSEELKRIIGRILSGPHASFQLETMTEVSGIRVDEDDKVCQKGKSAAMKIVNLLQGMDISKIKDTFLPCQGQLWHKWCRINKELYHLKGHIEKEKCKKQKELMRIRQDQCTASCSEVMKLFTETLSSLPSTDREYFLKWTQILIDALSTDDLSLILQSYDEKWSEVLALKKKHDKSDQLKSKQTELEQISTKLQSATFGLEHIFREMGQIYEAHASLQKQTMRGQTDWSKYPELAAELMISGHPMELMDGDAGHVPLTWISSLLDEVIKKLGDKRVFVLSVLGVQSSGKSTMLNAMFGLQFAVSAGRCTKGAFMQLVKVSDEIKKDFDFDYILVVDTEGLRALELEGNSTLHHDNELATFVVGLGNMTLINIFGENPAEMQDVLQIVVQAFMRMKKVQLSPSCVFVHQNVTDITAAEKNMDGKRRLQEKLDKMAQLAAKEEVCDAECFSDVITFDVQKDVKYFAQLWEGSPPMAPPNPGYSESVQELKTVILSKASQSAEIFLSQFKSKIQDLWNALLNENFVFSFKNTHEIAVYRKLEEQYMNWTWALRSNMLTIENRLHTRIENGKLDKVELSYLHEKINKTYEEIEKAMTTYFEDDINKEILVQWRGRFQSKIKEFHDDQVKGVKRKLDEVIEQKNACKKLDDKKTEFQNKLLQKSKELAHQLKDKAKDEEELIKQFNSVWNGWVSELTAGTRPIEDINYEEDQAIILQELGFEWSLIAQCERSGRYKKISEVGDYSVYVALSKDRDLCNTGQQSQDDEGQGRTKNLEKTFIQSRRSLAFEEQQLIRSFIDSIEKQSLDAIENKPVATRGYRSIYLQEVAKNVKEKVKEFESNSRYAVKKEFTVNILLYVFDKAGRWLSESHKKYKRNNDAVTCVESKKKQYYNIFSSFCRGSSSAVVFGELICEKLKSSTVEAVCNKTAIDLAGEMKCSFPAFSGNRLNLEKHLLKSLAEKEDFGGFITYIRHPRNQAETFIKEQVQKYIFTDNTDKARNILKKNVEDINKLVSQALFAATEKVKTQRGDSDMWLKEFSSLLKDELTFNTFCCQDFSDINDFDFLKEEIEKGLVSVMKDVSSLSLDKMEEFRMKPDQILIDQLCNCCWVKCPFCAAVCTNTLENHSPDKHSVPFHRPSGIEGWHIRGTVELVINFCTTLVASDQCFYPHPDSNDIFPYKQYQRAGEKYATWQITPDESKLTYWKWFVCRFQQQLEDHYKLKFQGRGEIPPEWRGHSEEEAVESLDEMYNL, encoded by the exons ATGAACCCAGTGATGCTGAACACTCAAAGAATGATGACAGCACAACAAAAGGAGGAGAATCTGAACCCTGGGACAG GTACCTTAAATATGGATAAGAGTGGAAACAAGGATAAG CAGTCAGTGAAGAGTTCTGAAGAGATCAACAGGAAGGAACAATATCAACGAGAAACCGAAACACTGCTTGGCAGACTTCACCTTCAAGACAAACATCAACAGAAGTTGTCACCAGCAGATTTTCTTAAAGTAGGTCCACCTGTGAAACAGGACCATGAAACATCTGAGAAAGAACTCACTCATACTTTTCTTCAGAGGTTGATGATGTTAGACTACAGGGCCAGATATATTCCTGTAAGACAGGATAGTGATGAGGTGACCCATTCAAAGCCTGTTGTAGAGTTTGACACTGTTGATACAGATGATGATGACTTAAGTGATTTTTGTAGCACCACTGTAGACTTTGATCAATCAAAACAGACTCACGTGCATCCAATGGATGTTCAAATGGCAGTATTTCACTGCTCAGACAGCTTTTTGAAGCAGAACATGATTACAAAGCTATCACAATGTCAGTATGCCTTACCTTTGCTTGTTCCTGACCCAGTCACAATGGACATTGAATGTCCTCTGTGGACTTTCagacaaataagaaaaacatggAAGGTAACTGAAATCAAAGATAATTCAAACACCGTCACCATGAAGAGTATGCCCATCTGCAAAGCTGAGACACCCATGGTGTCATTTCTCCGCCTGGGTTCACTATCTCTGTCTAAGTCACAGCTGATTAACACTTTGATCAATGACCGTCACAGCACCTTCTTCCACAGAAACTGCCCAGGTAGCACCAAGTCTCGCCATCTGATGGATGGTGTGGCAGAGATTGCCTGGTACTGCCCTGCTGGAAAACCCAATGATATCTTCCGTGACTGCATTGCCTTCTGTAATCTTCATGGTGATGCTCTGTCAATTGAAAAACAGCGTGACATACTGACTGACAAATCTTCAATCAATGTGGTTCTTGTACCAACTCTGGGAAAAGAGGACAAAGGTTCTGCAGTTATGTCAGTCCTTCTCAAGTCTCCAAAGCCTCTCATATGTCTCACTGCTGATAGTGAATGTGGTGcagttgagaaaaaaaagggaaaatacaTAATGGGTCTCAGGGACAGAAGCCAGTCAGATGTGTCTGAAGAACTGAAAAGAATCATTGGAAGAATTTTGTCAGGACCACATGCATCCTTCCAGCTTGAAACCATGACTGAGGTCTCTGGAATCAGAGTGGATGAAGATGACAAAGTCTGCCAAAAGGGAAAATCTGCTGCAATGAAAATTGTGAACTTGCTTCAGGGGATGGATATTTCAAAGATCAAAGATACATTTCTCCCTTGTCAAGGCCAACTGTGGCACAAGTGGTGCAGAATAAACAAAGAACTGTATCACCTCAAAGGACACATTGAGAAGGAGAAATGTAAAAAGCAAAAGGAACTGATGCGAATACGACAAGATCAATGCACTGCTTCCTGTAGTGAAGTAATGAAGTTGTTCACTGAAACCCTCTCGTCGTTGCCATCAACAGATAGAGAGTATTTCCTGAAGTGGACTCAGATTTTGATTGATGCCCTCTCCACAGATGATCTGTCTTTAATTTTACAGAGCTATGATGAAAAGTGGTCTGAGGTCTTGGCTTTGAAAAAGAAGCATGACAAATCTGATCAGTTAAAAAGCAAGCAAACTGAGCTTGAACAAATATCAACAAAACTACAGTCTGCCACTTTTGGCTTGGAGCACATCTTTAGAGAAATGGGACAGATCTATGAAGCCCATGCAtctctgcagaaacaaacaatgagGGGACAAACTGACTGGTCTAAATACCCTGAGCTGGCTGCAGAGTTGATGATATCAGGACACCCAATGGAACTGATGGATGGTGATGCAGGTCATGTGCCTTTAACGTGGATCTCTAGTCTTTTAGATGAAGTCATCAAGAAACTGGGCGACAagagagtttttgttttgtcagtgctgGGTGTACAAAGCAGTGGAAAATCAACAATGCTGAATGCCATGTTTGGTTTACAGTTTGCAGTGAGTGCTGGCAGGTGCACCAAAGGTGCCTTCATGCAGCTGGTCAAAGTTTCAGATGAGATCAAGAaagactttgactttgactacATTCTAGTGGTGGACACTGAAGGACTGCGCGCTCTTGAGTTGGAGGGTAACAGCACTCTTCACCACGACAATGAACTGGCAACATTTGTTGTTGGTCTGGGAAACATGACACTGATCAACATCTTTGGAGAAAATCCAGCTGAGATGCAAGATGTTCTGCAGATTGTTGTTCAGGCTTTCATGAGGATGAAGAAAGTTCAACTTTCTCCAAGTTGTGTATTTGTTCACCAGAATGTTACAGATATTACAGCTGCAGAGAAGAACATGGACGGAAAGAGACGGCTGCAAGAAAAACTGGACAAGATGGCCCAACTAGCAGCCAAAGAGGAGGTTTGTGATGCTGAGTGCTTCAGTGATGTCATTACATTTGATGTGCAGAAAGATGTGAAATACTTTGCCCAACTATGGGAGGGAAGTCCACCTATGGCTCCCCCAAATCCAGGTTACAGTGAAAGCGTCCAAGAGCTGAAGACCGTCATCCTCTCTAAAGCTTCACAGTCAGCTGAAATTTTTCTCTCACAGTTCAAAAGCAAAATTCAGGACCTGTGGAATGCCCTGTTGAATgaaaattttgttttcagtttcaaaaacacacatgagaTTGCAGTGTACAGAAAACTTGAGGAGCAGTATATGAACTGGACCTGGGCCCTGAGGAGCAACATGTTGACCATTGAGAACAGGTTACATACCAGAATTGAAAATGGAAAACTTGACAAGGTTGAGCTCAGTTATCTACATgagaaaattaataaaacataTGAAGAAATCGAAAAAGCAATGACAACATACTTTGAGGATGACATCAACAAAGAAATATTGGTTCAGTGGCGAGGACGATTTCAAAGCAAAATCAAGGAGTTTCATGACGACCAAGTGAAAGGAGTCAAAAGAAAACTGGATGAAGTGATTGAGCAGAAAAATGCTTGTAAAAAGCTCGATGATAAGAAGACAGAGTTTCAGAACAAGCTGCTACAAAAGAGCAAAGAGCTCGCTCATCAGTTAAAGGACAAGGCAAAAGATGAAGAGGAACTTATAAAACAGTTCAACTCTGTTTGGAATGGCTGGGTTAGTGAACTAACTGCAGGCACAAGACCTATTGAGGACATCAACTATGAAGAAGATCAGGCAATTATCCTTCAGGAGCTTGGTTTTGAATGGTCTCTTATAGCTCAATGTGAAAGGAGTGGCagatacaaaaaaatatcagaGGTTGGTGATTACAGTGTCTATGTAGCTCTCAGCAAGGACCGAGACCTGTGTAATACAGGCCAACAATCCCAAGATGATGAGGGGCAAGGAAGAACTAAGAATTTAGAAAAAACATTCATACAATCAAGGAGATCTTTAGCATTTGAAGAACAGCAACTGATCAGATCCTTCATTGACAGCATTGAAAAACAGTCCCTTGATGCAATCGAGAACAAACCTGTCGCTACAAGAGGCTACAGATCAATTTACTTGCAAGAAGTGgccaaaaatgtcaaagaaaaGGTGAAAGAGTTTGAATCAAACAGCAGATACGCTGTGAAGAAGGAGTTCACAGTTAatattttactgtatgtgtttgacAAGGCAGGGAGATGGCTTTCAGAGTcccataaaaaatacaaaagaaacaACGATGCAGTCACTTGTGTAGAAAGCAAGAAAAAGCAATATTAcaacattttcagcagcttctGCAGAGGAAGCTCATCTGCTGTTGTGTTTGGAGAACTGATATGTGAAAAACTGAAGAGTTCCACTGTTGAGGCCGTCTGTAACAAGACTGCTATTGATCTTGCTGGAGAGATGAAGTGCAGTTTCCCAGCATTCAGTGGGAACAGGTTGAACTTGGAGAAACACTTGCTGAAGTCACTGGCTGAGAAAGAGGACTTTGGTGGTTTTATCACCTACATCCGACACCCAAGGAACCAAGCAGAGACTTTTATAAAAGAGcaagtacaaaaatacatctTCACAGACAACACAGATAAAGCACGGAATATACTCAAGAAAAATGTTGAAGACATCAATAAGCTTGTGAGTCAAGCTTTATTTGCTGCAACAGAGAAAGTCAAAACCCAGAGAGGAGACTCAGACATGTGGTTAAAGGAATTTTCCAGTTTGCTAAAAGATGAGCTGACATTCAACACCTTTTGTTGTCAAGACTTCAGTGACATTAATGATTTTGACTTCCTTAAAGAAGAGATAGAGAAAGGCCTTGTATCTGTCATGAAGGATGTGAGCAGCCTCTCACTGGATAAGATGGAGGAATTCAGGATGAAGCCTGATCAAATCCTCATCGATCAGCTGTGTAACTGCTGCTGGGTAAAGTGTCCATTCTGTGCAGCTGTTTGTACCAACACGCTAGAAAATCACAGTCCTGACAAACACAGTGTGCCTTTTCATCGGCCCTCTGGGATTGAAGGATGGCATATTCGAGGCACAGTGGAACTGGTCATCAACTTCTGCACAACATTAGTTGCAAGTGATCAATGTTTCTACCCCCATCCTgattcaaatgacatttttccctATAAACAGTATCAACGTGCTGGGGAGAAGTATGCAACATGGCAAATTACTCCCGATGAGTCTAAGCTGACATACTGGAAATGGTTTGTATGTCGATTTCAGCAGCAACTGGAAGACCACTATAAATTAAAATTCCAGGGCAGGGGAGAAATTCCTCCTGAGTGGAGAGgccacagtgaagaagaagCTGTTGAAAGTCTGGATGAAATGTACAATCTGTGA